A window of Sphingobium herbicidovorans contains these coding sequences:
- the nagZ gene encoding beta-N-acetylhexosaminidase, giving the protein MKPVIFGLSSETITPDERAFFAEAQPAGYILFRRNIAGRDQLRALTDDLRALHGRDDLLIMIDQEGGRVARMQAPVWPSFPPGAVFDRLYDLAPSSAIAAARANAHAIAVTLAEAGITVDALPLLDVRQDGASDIMGDRTLGAEPMRVAALGRAVIEGLAQGGVVGIVKHMPGHGRAMVDSHHELPIVTADEDALTTDLAPFQALKDAPIGMTAHVVYTAWDPDLPASLSASVIDMVIRQRIGFDGLLMSDDLDMKALKGSIPELAAGVVAAGCDLALNCWGRMDDMIGIANLLPDISAESKARLDRAMAHASLVQESPPLDQLLATRDTLLALVPA; this is encoded by the coding sequence ATGAAACCGGTAATCTTCGGCCTCTCGAGCGAAACCATCACCCCTGACGAGCGCGCCTTTTTCGCTGAAGCGCAGCCCGCAGGCTATATCCTCTTTCGCCGCAACATTGCCGGTCGCGACCAGTTGCGGGCGCTCACCGACGACCTGCGCGCGCTGCATGGCCGCGACGACCTGCTCATCATGATCGATCAGGAAGGAGGACGCGTCGCTCGCATGCAGGCGCCCGTCTGGCCCAGCTTTCCGCCCGGCGCCGTGTTCGACCGTCTCTATGACCTTGCGCCATCCAGCGCGATCGCCGCCGCCCGCGCCAACGCGCACGCCATTGCCGTCACCCTCGCCGAAGCTGGCATCACCGTCGATGCGCTGCCCCTGCTCGACGTCAGGCAGGACGGCGCGAGCGACATCATGGGCGACCGGACGCTGGGCGCTGAACCCATGCGCGTCGCCGCGCTTGGCCGGGCGGTGATCGAAGGCCTTGCCCAGGGCGGCGTGGTGGGCATCGTCAAGCATATGCCGGGCCACGGCCGCGCCATGGTGGACAGTCATCATGAATTGCCGATCGTGACGGCGGACGAAGACGCGCTGACGACTGACCTTGCCCCGTTTCAGGCGCTGAAAGATGCGCCCATCGGCATGACCGCCCATGTCGTCTATACCGCCTGGGATCCGGACCTTCCGGCCAGCCTGTCCGCGTCGGTCATCGACATGGTCATTCGCCAGCGCATCGGCTTCGACGGCCTGCTCATGTCCGACGATCTCGATATGAAGGCGTTGAAGGGCAGCATCCCCGAACTTGCCGCCGGGGTTGTGGCTGCGGGATGCGATCTGGCGCTCAATTGCTGGGGCAGGATGGACGACATGATCGGCATCGCCAATCTCCTGCCCGACATCAGCGCCGAATCGAAGGCGCGGCTGGATCGGGCCATGGCGCACGCCAGCCTCGTCCAGGAAAGCCCGCCGCTCGACCAGCTTCTCGCCACGCGCGACACGCTGCTCGCACTGGTCCCTGCGTGA
- a CDS encoding segregation and condensation protein A, giving the protein MDDLFIPPPPPRDDMLTVSFDSWEGPLDLLLALARSQKVDLREISLLALVEQYLTYIEGARKLKLELAADYLVMAAWLAYLKSSLLLPKQAQPDPSPEELALRLQLRLQRLHAMREAGARLMARDRVGRDVFVRPRPEGLRLVRKAKWAASLYDLIQSYGQLRARTQPVVHMVAARPVMTLDEAIQRVGALVGSAIDWTALESFLPDGQDGPMGRSALASSFVAALELARQGRLEIQQDGIFEPIYVRAALPDQSGGSLL; this is encoded by the coding sequence GTGGACGACCTCTTCATCCCGCCGCCTCCACCGCGCGACGACATGCTCACGGTCAGCTTCGACAGCTGGGAAGGCCCGCTCGATCTGCTGCTCGCCCTTGCGCGCAGCCAGAAGGTCGATCTGCGCGAAATTTCACTCCTCGCGCTGGTCGAACAATATCTGACCTACATCGAAGGCGCGCGTAAGCTGAAGCTGGAACTGGCCGCCGACTATCTGGTGATGGCCGCCTGGCTCGCCTACCTCAAATCGTCGCTGCTGCTGCCCAAGCAGGCGCAGCCCGATCCCAGTCCCGAGGAACTGGCGCTCCGCCTTCAATTGCGGCTCCAGCGCCTTCACGCCATGCGCGAGGCGGGCGCGCGGCTGATGGCGCGCGATCGCGTGGGCCGCGACGTTTTCGTCCGTCCCCGCCCAGAAGGTTTGCGCCTTGTCCGCAAGGCGAAATGGGCGGCCAGCCTCTATGACCTGATCCAATCCTATGGTCAGCTGCGCGCCCGGACGCAGCCGGTCGTCCACATGGTCGCCGCGCGCCCTGTCATGACGCTGGATGAAGCGATCCAGCGGGTTGGCGCGCTGGTCGGGTCGGCAATCGACTGGACCGCGCTTGAATCCTTCCTGCCCGATGGTCAGGACGGGCCAATGGGGCGGTCGGCGCTCGCCAGCAGTTTCGTCGCCGCGCTGGAACTGGCGCGGCAGGGTCGCCTGGAAATCCAGCAGGACGGGATTTTCGAACCCATCTATGTGCGCGCTGCGCTGCCGGACCAGAGTGGGGGAAGCCTGTTGTGA
- the scpB gene encoding SMC-Scp complex subunit ScpB yields MMQEPDDFLRAVEAALFVAETPLSPAELRLHVGEAGDLAAALADLSAHYAGRGINLVERGGRWHFQTAADLAHILRREKDETRKLSRAAMETLAIIAYHEPVSRAEVEAIRGVQVAKGTLDVLMEAGWVRPAGRREVPGRPLIYATTNEFLSHFGLSSRRDLPGVDDLRAAGLLDPVDLALEGLGAQSVLENDEEEA; encoded by the coding sequence GTGATGCAAGAGCCCGATGATTTTCTGCGCGCCGTGGAGGCCGCGCTGTTCGTCGCCGAAACACCGCTCAGCCCCGCCGAACTGCGGCTGCATGTGGGGGAGGCGGGTGATCTGGCTGCCGCCCTTGCCGACTTGTCGGCGCATTATGCGGGGCGCGGCATCAATCTGGTGGAGCGGGGCGGGCGCTGGCATTTTCAGACGGCGGCCGACCTTGCCCATATCCTGCGGCGCGAAAAGGACGAGACGCGAAAGCTGTCCCGCGCGGCGATGGAAACGCTGGCGATCATTGCCTATCATGAACCCGTCAGCCGGGCCGAGGTAGAGGCTATTCGCGGCGTCCAGGTGGCGAAGGGGACGCTCGACGTCCTGATGGAGGCCGGGTGGGTGCGGCCCGCCGGGCGGCGCGAAGTACCTGGCCGCCCCCTTATCTATGCGACGACAAACGAATTTCTGTCACATTTCGGGCTTAGCAGCCGCCGGGACTTGCCGGGGGTGGACGATCTGCGCGCTGCCGGATTGCTTGATCCGGTCGATCTCGCACTGGAGGGGCTGGGCGCCCAATCCGTTCTGGAAAATGATGAGGAAGAAGCCTAA
- a CDS encoding twin-arginine translocase TatA/TatE family subunit, protein MGSFSLMHWVIVLLVVMLLFGGGRISGLMGDVAKGIKSFKKGMADDDDDVTSAKPATRIEGHRVPEQDAPSATTEEKTKA, encoded by the coding sequence ATGGGTTCCTTTTCGCTGATGCACTGGGTCATCGTTCTCCTGGTGGTCATGCTGCTGTTCGGCGGCGGCCGGATCTCGGGGCTGATGGGTGACGTCGCCAAGGGTATCAAGAGCTTCAAGAAGGGCATGGCCGACGATGATGACGACGTCACGTCCGCAAAGCCCGCGACCCGGATCGAAGGCCATCGCGTGCCCGAACAGGATGCGCCTAGCGCGACCACGGAAGAAAAGACCAAGGCCTGA
- the tatB gene encoding Sec-independent protein translocase protein TatB, translating to MFDIGSTELLLIVIIAVIVIGPKDLPRALYKVGQVLGKARGMARHFRTGIDAMVREVEVEELEKKWADQNKRIMQEHPAEPSSAPAMEPLATTSAAAAPVAEASPPPFVAQSAPAVAEPKPAAAADGPPYIAAQSATGKGDAPA from the coding sequence ATGTTCGATATCGGTTCGACCGAACTTCTGCTGATCGTGATCATCGCGGTGATCGTCATAGGTCCAAAGGATTTGCCGCGCGCGCTTTACAAGGTGGGTCAGGTCCTTGGGAAGGCGCGCGGCATGGCGCGCCATTTCCGCACGGGGATCGACGCCATGGTGCGCGAAGTCGAAGTGGAAGAGCTCGAAAAAAAATGGGCCGACCAGAACAAGCGGATCATGCAGGAACATCCGGCTGAACCGTCTTCCGCTCCGGCGATGGAGCCGCTGGCGACGACATCTGCCGCCGCCGCGCCGGTTGCCGAAGCATCTCCGCCTCCCTTCGTCGCTCAGTCGGCCCCTGCCGTTGCTGAGCCCAAGCCCGCAGCTGCCGCGGACGGGCCGCCCTATATCGCGGCGCAATCGGCTACAGGTAAGGGCGACGCTCCGGCATGA
- the tatC gene encoding twin-arginine translocase subunit TatC: MRDIDDTKAPLLDHLIELRGRLMKCVWALFITGAVCFYFSDKLFAFLVHPLKEAFGDGGGRLVYTKLYEAFFVQVKVAIFGGFCLSFPIIANQLWAFVAPGLYAKEKKALLPFLVMTPVLFLMGASLAYYIVMPTAFHFFLQFQGDSGGLQVEALPSTDAYLTLVMQFILAFGISFLMPVLLMLLNRAGFVTRAQLIGLRRYMIVAAFVVAAVLTPPDVVSQLMLAIPLLLLYEITIIAIWFTDRKQARNAAASDGADLST; the protein is encoded by the coding sequence ATGAGGGACATTGACGATACAAAGGCGCCGTTGCTCGACCATCTGATCGAACTGCGGGGCCGGTTGATGAAGTGCGTATGGGCGCTGTTCATCACGGGAGCCGTCTGCTTCTATTTTTCCGACAAGCTGTTCGCCTTCCTCGTCCATCCGCTTAAGGAAGCCTTTGGCGACGGCGGTGGCCGACTGGTCTACACCAAGCTTTACGAAGCATTTTTCGTTCAGGTGAAGGTCGCGATCTTCGGGGGCTTCTGCCTGTCCTTCCCGATCATCGCCAATCAGCTGTGGGCGTTCGTCGCGCCGGGCCTCTATGCCAAGGAAAAGAAAGCGCTTTTGCCATTCCTGGTCATGACGCCGGTACTGTTCCTGATGGGCGCCAGCCTCGCTTACTATATCGTGATGCCGACTGCTTTCCATTTTTTCCTGCAATTTCAAGGAGATAGTGGAGGTCTCCAGGTTGAGGCCCTTCCCAGCACCGACGCATATCTCACTTTAGTCATGCAATTCATTCTTGCATTCGGCATCAGCTTCCTGATGCCCGTGCTGCTGATGCTGCTCAACCGGGCAGGCTTCGTCACCCGCGCGCAGCTGATCGGCCTTCGCCGCTATATGATCGTCGCCGCGTTCGTCGTCGCCGCCGTCCTCACCCCGCCCGATGTCGTGTCACAGCTCATGCTCGCCATTCCGCTGTTACTGCTGTACGAAATCACCATCATCGCGATCTGGTTCACTGACCGCAAACAGGCGCGCAACGCGGCCGCTTCAGACGGCGCGGACCTTTCCACCTGA
- a CDS encoding entericidin A/B family lipoprotein — protein sequence MTKNILAALLLTGSLLVAACNTVEGAGKDVQSAGQAVEDAAD from the coding sequence ATGACCAAGAATATCCTTGCCGCCCTGCTTCTTACAGGTTCGCTGCTGGTTGCGGCATGCAACACCGTGGAAGGCGCTGGCAAAGACGTCCAAAGCGCTGGCCAGGCCGTCGAAGACGCCGCGGATTAA